One Myxosarcina sp. GI1 genomic window carries:
- a CDS encoding S-layer family protein: MINKTYCLFISGITVLGCLTSVPVWAQILPDTTLPESSLVAPLQDGKIEINRGTVRGSNLFHSFKEFSVPADIEASFNNADTITNILSRVTGGNISDIQGVIGAVGEANLFLINPAGIVFGQGASLNIGGSFISSTADSLVFSNGFEYSATAPQTPPLLTINAPIGLNFGANPEAITNKSIFDLNNLVGLRVPAEKTLSLIGGDVLIEGGFLTTEEGRIELGSVAGNSTVNIIPVAKGFDFAYEEAENFQDISLSGAAFVNSFGENTGDIQVQGKNITLIEGSEINIDNTSGQAANLHIVASNSVKLEQTPNDNFPTFIINNVLDDATGEKSKLTVETNRLEIQGGQIGTITYGSGRGVNLEIEATDIELKYNDVDALLLAQVETDATGKGGNISINTNKLTIKNGGQISTTTFGAGDAGDLLVNALESIELVGTIPKNNTTPESKIDNPSGLGADVAAETTATGNGGDLTVNTPSLIVRDGAQIGTTAQNSGNGGKLTINASDSILLTGFSPLAEFRGKGLSGIFVSVEPSIPAKSGAISPTTGSGGTLDLTTKKLIVEKGAVISADTFSVGESGNANINVDQLVVRDGSEIRAASLIGKDAPDPDSQRGAGGILNINASDSIEIIGTGEINGEQVDSSLVTLGESTGEAGNIAVNAGSVLLTDGGKIDAETISGEGGNIDLQITKDLTLQNNSFISARALEEANGGNLSIDARFVIAFSSQGNGNDIIATANRGQGGKIDINTQQVFNLTEGDAIDSEGNVLNNNTNDIDASSEIEGSDGTITITTLELDPAKGLIQLPANVIDASQQISQACTSQEGETDRFVAIGRGGLPLSPNEPLRGTAVVTDWVDEPTEIMKGKINERLAESSVDEYSPKIVEAQGWIINDRGNIELVSEASTDSVLSIDTCNK, translated from the coding sequence ATGATAAATAAAACATATTGTTTGTTTATATCGGGAATTACAGTATTGGGATGTTTAACATCTGTTCCTGTTTGGGCGCAAATTTTACCCGACACCACCCTTCCAGAAAGTTCCTTAGTAGCTCCTCTTCAAGATGGCAAAATTGAAATTAATAGAGGTACTGTCAGAGGTAGCAATTTGTTTCATAGCTTTAAAGAGTTTTCCGTACCTGCTGATATTGAAGCATCTTTTAATAATGCCGATACGATTACGAATATTCTTTCCAGAGTTACTGGAGGTAATATATCCGATATTCAGGGTGTAATTGGTGCTGTAGGTGAAGCGAACTTATTTCTAATTAACCCCGCAGGTATTGTTTTTGGGCAAGGGGCGAGCTTGAATATTGGTGGTTCGTTTATAAGTAGCACTGCTGACAGTCTGGTTTTTTCTAATGGTTTTGAATATAGTGCCACCGCTCCTCAAACTCCTCCATTATTGACAATTAATGCACCCATCGGATTAAATTTCGGAGCTAATCCAGAAGCTATTACCAATAAGTCTATTTTCGATCTTAATAATTTAGTTGGATTAAGAGTACCAGCAGAAAAAACTTTATCCTTAATTGGTGGAGATGTATTAATTGAAGGAGGTTTTTTAACTACTGAAGAAGGAAGGATTGAACTAGGCAGCGTTGCAGGAAATAGTACCGTTAATATCATACCTGTAGCTAAAGGTTTTGATTTCGCCTACGAAGAAGCCGAAAATTTTCAAGATATTAGTTTATCGGGTGCTGCTTTTGTTAACAGTTTTGGCGAAAATACTGGCGATATTCAAGTTCAAGGCAAAAATATCACTCTGATTGAAGGTAGTGAAATTAATATTGATAATACAAGTGGTCAGGCTGCGAATTTACATATCGTAGCATCTAATTCTGTAAAATTGGAGCAGACTCCAAACGATAACTTTCCAACTTTTATAATCAATAACGTCCTCGATGACGCTACAGGTGAAAAAAGTAAACTAACAGTAGAAACAAATCGATTGGAAATACAAGGAGGGCAGATAGGTACAATTACTTATGGTAGTGGTAGAGGAGTCAATTTAGAGATTGAAGCTACTGATATAGAACTAAAGTATAATGATGTCGATGCTTTACTCTTAGCTCAAGTTGAAACTGATGCTACAGGTAAAGGTGGCAACATCAGCATAAATACTAACAAACTCACAATAAAAAATGGAGGACAAATATCAACCACTACCTTTGGTGCGGGTGATGCAGGAGATTTGTTGGTTAATGCTCTGGAATCTATTGAACTAGTTGGAACGATACCTAAAAATAATACTACTCCTGAAAGTAAAATAGATAATCCTAGCGGATTAGGTGCAGACGTAGCCGCAGAAACTACAGCAACAGGTAACGGTGGCGATCTAACCGTTAATACTCCTAGTCTTATAGTTAGAGATGGAGCCCAGATAGGTACAACGGCACAAAACAGTGGTAACGGCGGTAAATTAACTATTAATGCTTCCGACTCTATTTTATTAACTGGATTTTCTCCACTAGCAGAATTTCGCGGAAAAGGGCTAAGTGGTATTTTTGTCTCAGTCGAGCCATCTATTCCAGCCAAGTCAGGAGCAATATCTCCTACTACTGGTAGTGGAGGTACATTAGATCTTACTACCAAAAAATTAATTGTGGAAAAGGGCGCAGTTATCTCTGCTGATACTTTTAGTGTCGGTGAAAGTGGCAATGCCAATATTAATGTCGATCAATTAGTTGTGCGTGACGGTAGCGAGATTCGCGCTGCTTCGCTGATTGGAAAAGACGCGCCAGATCCAGATAGTCAAAGAGGTGCGGGTGGTATTTTAAATATTAACGCTTCAGATTCTATCGAGATTATTGGTACTGGAGAGATTAATGGCGAACAAGTTGACAGTAGCCTAGTAACTCTTGGTGAAAGTACGGGAGAAGCAGGAAATATTGCTGTTAATGCTGGCTCTGTTTTGTTAACCGATGGAGGAAAAATTGATGCTGAGACTATATCTGGTGAAGGTGGTAATATCGATCTACAGATTACCAAAGATTTAACTTTACAGAATAATAGCTTTATTTCTGCTCGCGCACTTGAAGAAGCTAATGGTGGTAATTTGAGCATTGATGCTAGATTTGTTATCGCTTTTTCCAGTCAGGGTAATGGTAATGACATCATCGCTACAGCAAATCGCGGACAAGGAGGCAAGATTGATATTAATACTCAGCAAGTTTTTAATTTAACCGAAGGAGATGCTATAGACAGCGAAGGCAATGTTTTAAACAACAATACCAATGATATTGATGCTAGTTCTGAAATCGAAGGTTCAGACGGTACGATAACTATCACTACTCTCGAACTAGATCCTGCAAAAGGATTAATTCAACTACCTGCTAACGTAATTGATGCTTCTCAACAAATCAGCCAAGCTTGCACCTCTCAAGAGGGAGAAACTGACCGCTTTGTAGCTATAGGTAGAGGAGGATTACCTTTGAGTCCTAACGAACCACTGCGAGGAACGGCAGTTGTTACTGATTGGGTTGATGAACCCACAGAAATCATGAAGGGCAAGATAAATGAACGATTAGCCGAGTCATCAGTAGATGAATATAGCCCCAAAATTGTTGAGGCACAGGGATGGATTATCAACGATCGCGGTAATATCGAGCTAGTATCCGAGGCTTCTACTGATTCTGTCTTGTCGATTGATACCTGTAACAAGTAA
- a CDS encoding sigma-70 family RNA polymerase sigma factor → MQRREDTVEIFSTFIKFEVDRFGGWIRDPKLRRSMTTSLQQIPDRQSKNFWALYWHKVWQTQPNLNYLAASHIAAYLQEDCYWAVKKFTLNVSGHSSLADYFQIAIAHIPKILKNFNPQYSPYLKSYAELSFKHVIKDLLRVRKEADICSDWSLLHKLSRKRLIKSLQYMGFDSQTIECYLLAWECYCEFHSVDRQRTRKLIKPDADTAKAIAELYNSEHLSRLGKNTSAINSQTLEKWLLACARAARNLLYPQIVSADTPIKDEGNTSLLDMMPDDKSISLLTQAIEREETASSQNYQTRLNRALNDAIAALKPEARQLLQVYYGKQLTQTEVAKQLNLKQYQVSRRLSSIKKSLLITLTKWSQQTLHISLGSDVIEKVNSSLEEWLRYHYHQNQVE, encoded by the coding sequence ATGCAACGCCGAGAAGATACAGTGGAAATTTTTTCTACCTTTATCAAATTTGAAGTAGATCGATTTGGTGGCTGGATAAGAGATCCTAAATTGCGGCGGAGTATGACAACTAGTTTGCAACAGATACCCGATCGCCAGTCTAAAAATTTTTGGGCATTATACTGGCATAAAGTCTGGCAAACTCAACCAAATCTAAACTATCTAGCTGCTTCTCATATTGCTGCTTATTTACAAGAAGATTGCTACTGGGCAGTAAAAAAATTTACGCTTAATGTTTCTGGTCATTCTTCTCTAGCAGACTATTTTCAGATTGCGATCGCACATATACCTAAAATTCTGAAAAACTTTAATCCTCAATACAGTCCCTATTTAAAAAGCTACGCCGAATTATCCTTTAAGCACGTTATTAAAGATCTGTTGAGAGTGCGAAAAGAAGCAGATATATGTTCTGATTGGTCTTTATTACACAAACTAAGCCGTAAGCGACTGATAAAATCATTGCAATACATGGGTTTTGATAGTCAAACTATTGAATGTTATCTATTGGCTTGGGAATGCTACTGCGAATTTCATTCTGTCGATCGTCAAAGAACTCGAAAGCTTATCAAACCAGACGCTGATACGGCAAAAGCGATTGCAGAACTTTATAATTCAGAACATTTGAGCCGTTTGGGCAAAAATACTTCAGCAATAAATTCACAAACTCTAGAAAAGTGGTTGTTAGCTTGCGCTAGAGCTGCCCGTAATTTACTTTATCCCCAAATTGTCTCGGCAGATACTCCGATAAAAGATGAAGGCAATACAAGCTTATTAGATATGATGCCTGACGATAAATCGATTTCTCTACTTACTCAAGCGATCGAGCGAGAAGAAACGGCAAGTTCACAAAACTATCAAACACGGTTAAATCGAGCATTAAATGATGCGATCGCTGCTTTAAAACCAGAAGCACGACAATTATTACAGGTTTACTATGGTAAACAGCTTACACAAACTGAAGTTGCTAAGCAGCTAAATCTCAAGCAGTATCAAGTTTCTCGCCGTCTCAGCAGTATTAAAAAATCATTGTTAATAACTTTAACTAAATGGAGTCAGCAAACTTTGCATATTTCTCTTGGATCGGACGTAATAGAAAAAGTTAATTCAAGCTTGGAGGAATGGCTCAGATATCATTACCACCAAAATCAGGTCGAATAA
- a CDS encoding DUF1822 family protein, whose protein sequence is MFDYPTHTIYSEHLYLENPDAIEITEHAYSTAGGDRRAWLNQLCLQAFLPWFREEIASDARLAYSIDTLPSFWEVVNGTAITFENYRLILIPTLAIDNYELRVPQEWLDIPEWIADYYVAVRVQPDDDCIEIYGYTTHYQLKTQGLYDWRDRTYSLESDDLIQDLNVLWVTHQTSSVGILRAEVESLSAVSSIQAENLLERLGNPELKFPRLAIPFSLWGALLARDNWRKSLFQLRQGISISWSIPQWLQTGVDNLAQQWGWSRKELTIAPVGMRSIETVTGVSRQLTIAGNSYELIIFPTTKENNLVWRFELQSTVSEQQIPVGFKLRLLTEALQPFENNEDIAIAPVDLLYLEVMLEPGEGLVWETEPEANNYRQETIRF, encoded by the coding sequence ATGTTTGACTATCCTACTCATACAATCTATTCAGAACATCTTTACTTAGAAAATCCTGATGCCATAGAAATTACCGAACACGCTTATTCTACCGCTGGTGGCGATCGCCGTGCTTGGCTCAATCAACTTTGCTTGCAAGCATTTTTACCCTGGTTTCGAGAAGAAATTGCCTCCGATGCCCGACTAGCTTACAGCATCGATACCCTACCGAGTTTTTGGGAAGTGGTAAATGGTACGGCAATTACTTTTGAGAACTATCGTTTAATATTAATCCCTACTTTGGCGATCGATAATTATGAATTGCGCGTACCTCAAGAATGGCTAGATATTCCCGAATGGATTGCTGATTATTATGTAGCAGTGCGAGTACAGCCCGATGATGATTGTATTGAAATTTATGGTTATACAACTCATTACCAGTTAAAAACTCAAGGACTTTACGATTGGCGCGATCGCACTTACAGTTTAGAAAGTGACGATTTAATTCAAGACCTTAATGTACTCTGGGTAACACATCAAACTAGTTCTGTAGGCATATTACGGGCTGAAGTCGAGTCATTATCTGCTGTTTCATCCATCCAGGCAGAAAACCTGCTAGAAAGATTGGGTAATCCCGAACTCAAATTTCCTCGTTTGGCTATACCTTTTTCACTATGGGGTGCATTACTGGCGCGAGATAACTGGCGTAAAAGTTTATTTCAACTGCGTCAAGGCATATCTATAAGCTGGTCAATTCCTCAATGGTTGCAAACAGGAGTTGATAACTTGGCGCAACAGTGGGGCTGGTCGAGAAAAGAATTAACTATCGCACCTGTAGGAATGCGAAGTATAGAGACGGTTACGGGTGTATCCCGACAATTAACTATTGCAGGTAATTCTTATGAATTAATAATTTTTCCCACTACTAAAGAAAATAACTTAGTTTGGCGATTTGAATTACAAAGTACGGTTTCAGAACAACAAATTCCTGTAGGTTTTAAACTGCGCTTGCTAACAGAAGCTTTGCAACCTTTTGAAAATAATGAAGATATTGCGATCGCGCCCGTGGACTTACTTTATTTAGAAGTAATGTTAGAACCAGGCGAAGGTTTGGTGTGGGAAACTGAGCCAGAAGCAAATAACTATCGACAAGAAACTATACGTTTTTAA
- a CDS encoding filamentous hemagglutinin N-terminal domain-containing protein, with amino-acid sequence MVRNWRILLVDTLTIGTALIYPAGQILAQNITTDGTLGTSQTIIGPNYDIPQSLGQTVKNNLFHSFGKFNLNSNEAAIFQSGNDINNIFSRVTGGSASSINGLIRTLGQDVNLFLLNPNGIIFGPNASLNVSGSFLATTADSLVFGNGLDFSATNPEEAPLLTINFTPGLQYGQNYSSKTITNQGNLAAGQNLELTAGNLDLQGQLQTGRDLILQADNIQIRDSLTNPFIAAAGNKLLIQGNESIDIFALNNPRSGLFSGGDMTLISTNSVVGDVHFWSGGNFQIKQSDSSLGNLHSLYNPVIRASGDVSFDSYTGASLHIFAGGSVTISGDINIASADTLENSIRERVTLSDSGTIFDLDGSAEPTLDIRAGTTAFGRLKIISNINNSIDIPDPEAEGTTADVNIEGAISVFDSTDGGRVFITNQYQPNLSLDSPNGIRLSFIDARDDFGGGSVTIDSRSDITLDRSILVSAFSESDFGPFSGNAGDVTLLADGNIIINPQADIVALGLHGGNISLNSKNTISVTDSFLLSVSFDDTALEQKSGDINLIADHLSITNLSRLATGTLGKLNAGNINLTSESTYINQSLLSSQVLGSSGNAGNITVNTNSLMVDSGGQLTSLVATNATGNGGNVEVIAKSVEVINDSSIAAQVNPEGRGNAGNLNIEAERLRLAAGGQISSGTFGEGDAGDLNISVNQVEVIGGSANTSSTIFSSTEAEASGSGGSLTIETDRLLVNDGAQISTATANDRNAGNLKITAREIEVTGADSDDIPSRLVSASEIASENAEPQSGSGGNLTIETNRLFVADGGQITSATVTKGNAGRLLIKAESIEVTGRTPNNIFSSTIGTNTGNAFLSASGNGEKLSVKTDRLIIADGAQVISSTFGSGKVGEINVRAKSVEVIGSGTSPNGELPSRLIAQVEDGATGNSGNLIIDAESLFVADGGQVAVSTFGQGNAGNLEIITQNIELVGLLSNGKLGSALRADVNSEATGNGGNLKINTESLRIRDGGQISADTLGDGKAGNITITSNSLEALNNGKISTATLGSFNAGNITMNVRDSISLAGEDSGIFANTEADSTGNSGSIFINPQTITISDGAAIAVNSDGSGQGGSIALAAEELTLNNSSITAETTSNQGGNITLNGDIVQFIDDGEITATAGTAQAEGNGGNVNIDADFILAFPTDNTYGITANAFKGDGGNIELETISFFGSDFVNTSASSQFGLEGDVSIEILELDPARGLIRLPADVIDASQQISQACTPQEEETDRFVAIGRGGLPLSPNEPLRETAVVTDWVDEPTEITTDKINERLVESSTDESSSKIVEAQGWVVNDRGNVELVSEASTNSTMPINNPCNK; translated from the coding sequence ATGGTTAGAAATTGGCGAATCTTATTAGTAGATACCCTAACTATAGGCACCGCATTAATTTATCCTGCTGGGCAAATTTTAGCTCAAAACATTACCACAGATGGTACTTTAGGAACGTCACAAACCATAATAGGACCAAATTACGATATTCCCCAATCATTAGGGCAAACAGTTAAGAATAATTTATTTCACAGCTTTGGTAAGTTTAATCTTAATAGCAACGAAGCAGCTATTTTTCAAAGTGGAAATGACATTAATAATATTTTCTCAAGAGTAACGGGTGGTAGTGCCTCCTCTATTAATGGCTTAATTCGTACTCTCGGACAAGATGTTAATTTATTTTTGCTCAACCCAAATGGTATTATCTTCGGTCCAAATGCCAGTTTAAATGTCAGCGGCTCATTTCTAGCAACTACAGCCGATTCATTAGTATTTGGCAATGGTCTAGACTTTAGTGCTACCAACCCCGAAGAAGCACCATTACTAACGATTAATTTTACACCTGGCTTACAGTACGGACAAAATTACTCCTCTAAAACGATTACCAATCAAGGTAATTTAGCAGCAGGACAAAATTTAGAACTAACAGCAGGGAATTTAGATTTACAAGGACAGCTTCAAACTGGTCGAGATTTAATTTTACAAGCAGATAATATCCAAATTAGAGATAGTTTAACTAATCCTTTTATTGCTGCGGCTGGTAATAAATTGTTAATTCAAGGCAATGAAAGTATAGATATTTTTGCCCTGAACAATCCTAGAAGTGGTCTATTCTCTGGCGGAGATATGACCTTGATTTCAACTAATTCCGTAGTAGGAGATGTTCACTTTTGGAGTGGTGGCAACTTTCAGATTAAACAATCAGACAGTAGTTTAGGAAATTTACATAGTCTTTACAATCCAGTAATTAGAGCTAGTGGTGATGTCAGTTTTGATAGTTACACAGGAGCATCTTTGCACATTTTTGCTGGAGGAAGTGTAACTATTTCGGGAGATATCAATATTGCTTCTGCGGATACGCTTGAGAATTCTATTCGGGAACGAGTAACACTATCAGATAGCGGAACTATATTCGATCTTGATGGCAGCGCAGAACCTACTTTAGATATTAGAGCGGGAACAACAGCTTTTGGGCGATTGAAAATTATAAGTAATATTAATAATTCGATCGATATTCCCGATCCTGAAGCCGAGGGTACGACTGCTGATGTCAACATAGAAGGAGCAATATCTGTTTTCGATTCTACTGATGGAGGTCGAGTATTTATAACCAACCAATATCAACCAAATTTATCTCTTGATTCGCCAAATGGTATTCGTCTTAGTTTTATTGACGCAAGAGATGATTTTGGAGGAGGTTCGGTTACTATAGATTCCCGTAGTGATATTACACTCGATCGCTCGATTCTTGTCTCCGCATTTTCTGAATCTGATTTCGGACCCTTTTCGGGTAATGCTGGTGATGTAACCTTACTAGCAGATGGAAACATAATCATAAATCCTCAAGCTGACATAGTTGCTCTTGGTTTACATGGTGGCAATATTTCCCTCAACAGTAAGAATACGATTTCGGTGACAGATAGTTTTTTACTGAGTGTGAGTTTTGATGATACTGCACTGGAACAAAAATCAGGCGATATTAACTTGATAGCCGATCATTTGTCTATTACCAATTTGTCTAGATTGGCTACTGGAACTTTGGGAAAATTAAATGCTGGAAACATCAATCTTACTAGCGAATCTACTTATATAAATCAAAGTTTGCTTAGTAGTCAGGTGCTGGGCAGTTCGGGAAATGCTGGAAATATAACCGTCAATACTAACAGTTTGATGGTTGATAGTGGAGGACAACTAACATCTCTTGTTGCTACTAATGCAACTGGCAATGGCGGCAATGTAGAAGTTATAGCTAAGTCAGTAGAAGTTATAAATGATTCGAGTATAGCTGCTCAAGTTAATCCAGAAGGACGGGGAAATGCTGGAAATCTCAACATTGAAGCCGAACGTCTACGACTTGCTGCTGGTGGACAAATATCATCTGGTACTTTTGGTGAAGGAGATGCTGGGGACTTAAATATTAGCGTGAATCAAGTGGAAGTTATTGGCGGCTCTGCAAACACTTCTAGTACCATCTTTTCCAGTACAGAAGCAGAAGCTAGCGGTTCTGGGGGGAGTTTAACTATAGAAACTGATCGCTTGCTCGTTAACGATGGAGCGCAAATTTCGACTGCTACGGCTAACGACCGGAATGCTGGAAATTTAAAAATAACAGCGCGAGAAATAGAGGTAACTGGTGCTGATAGTGATGATATTCCCAGTAGGTTAGTAAGTGCTAGTGAAATTGCTAGTGAGAATGCAGAACCTCAATCTGGTTCTGGAGGGAATTTAACTATAGAAACCAATCGCTTGTTCGTTGCTGATGGAGGACAGATAACCTCTGCAACTGTTACGAAGGGCAATGCAGGAAGATTATTAATTAAGGCGGAGTCAATAGAAGTAACTGGTCGAACACCAAATAATATATTTTCAAGTACTATAGGAACCAACACTGGTAATGCTTTTTTGTCTGCTAGTGGGAATGGAGAAAAATTATCGGTTAAAACCGATCGTTTAATTATTGCTGATGGAGCGCAGGTAATATCCAGCACCTTTGGTTCGGGAAAAGTCGGAGAAATAAATGTTAGAGCAAAATCAGTCGAAGTAATTGGTAGCGGAACTTCTCCCAATGGCGAACTTCCTAGTAGATTAATAGCTCAAGTAGAAGATGGGGCAACTGGCAATTCAGGTAACTTAATAATCGACGCAGAAAGCTTATTTGTAGCTGATGGTGGACAAGTGGCTGTTAGCACTTTTGGTCAGGGAAATGCTGGAAATTTAGAAATTATTACTCAAAATATAGAATTAGTCGGTCTTTTATCAAACGGGAAACTTGGTAGTGCTTTAAGAGCAGACGTTAATTCTGAAGCAACTGGAAATGGTGGTAATTTAAAAATTAATACAGAAAGCTTGAGAATTAGAGATGGGGGGCAGATATCAGCCGATACATTAGGGGATGGTAAAGCAGGAAACATAACAATTACGAGTAATTCATTGGAAGCTCTTAATAATGGAAAAATCAGCACTGCCACCTTGGGTAGTTTTAATGCTGGTAACATCACGATGAATGTGCGAGACAGCATTAGTTTAGCTGGAGAAGACAGTGGAATATTTGCCAATACAGAGGCAGATTCGACAGGGAATAGTGGCAGTATCTTTATCAATCCACAGACTATCACCATTAGTGATGGGGCTGCTATTGCTGTAAATAGCGACGGTAGTGGTCAAGGAGGAAGTATTGCCCTTGCAGCAGAGGAACTAACATTAAATAATAGTTCGATTACAGCCGAAACTACCAGTAATCAAGGAGGCAACATTACTCTCAATGGAGATATTGTGCAGTTTATTGACGATGGAGAAATTACGGCTACCGCAGGAACAGCGCAAGCAGAAGGTAACGGGGGTAACGTCAATATTGATGCTGATTTTATCTTGGCTTTTCCTACTGACAACACCTATGGCATTACTGCCAACGCTTTTAAAGGAGATGGCGGCAATATCGAGCTTGAAACTATTAGTTTTTTTGGTAGCGATTTTGTTAATACTAGTGCCTCATCTCAGTTTGGTTTAGAGGGAGATGTATCGATTGAAATTTTAGAACTAGATCCCGCACGGGGTTTAATTCGATTACCTGCTGATGTAATTGATGCTTCTCAACAAATCAGCCAAGCTTGTACGCCTCAAGAGGAAGAAACTGACCGCTTTGTAGCTATAGGTAGAGGAGGATTACCTTTGAGTCCTAACGAACCACTGCGAGAAACGGCAGTTGTTACCGATTGGGTTGACGAACCTACAGAAATCACGACGGATAAGATAAATGAACGATTAGTCGAGTCATCAACAGATGAATCTAGCTCAAAGATTGTTGAGGCACAAGGATGGGTTGTTAACGATCGCGGCAATGTCGAGCTAGTATCCGAGGCTTCTACGAATTCTACTATGCCAATTAATAATCCCTGTAATAAGTAA